The following proteins come from a genomic window of Candidatus Abyssobacteria bacterium SURF_5:
- a CDS encoding PIG-L family deacetylase: MSSPAKTHEATKGGFPMRYLVVEPHPDDLAFFCAGTVAKLLSEGHDVSTLVVTDGEQGTLNRTAYDTDKKLAKVMREEQLAACNVIGVKKVTFLGLKNHFLEPTHQLREMILRHVREVQPAAVITLDPWNFDENPDHRAVGQAVIEACSFAHFHLFHPEHLKQGLSTAMVAKIIFAKTPSPNAYVDISGFIDKKIEAILCYHSQLELMRMEGAERLKVLGKSSPIFDNPLDEVIPASIRAVAEQEGEKGNVPLAEAFHVRGLGILENIKDLVGGLSV; the protein is encoded by the coding sequence ATGTCATCGCCTGCAAAAACTCATGAAGCAACGAAAGGAGGCTTCCCCATGCGTTATCTCGTGGTTGAGCCGCACCCGGACGATCTGGCCTTCTTCTGCGCCGGAACAGTAGCAAAACTGCTCTCGGAGGGCCACGACGTCTCCACGCTGGTTGTCACCGACGGCGAGCAGGGAACCCTCAACCGCACGGCATACGATACCGACAAGAAACTGGCGAAGGTGATGCGGGAAGAGCAGCTAGCCGCATGCAACGTGATCGGCGTGAAAAAAGTGACCTTCCTCGGCCTCAAGAACCATTTCCTTGAGCCGACCCATCAACTGCGCGAGATGATCCTCCGCCACGTGCGAGAGGTCCAGCCGGCGGCCGTCATCACACTCGATCCCTGGAATTTCGATGAGAATCCCGACCACCGCGCCGTCGGGCAGGCCGTCATCGAGGCATGCAGCTTCGCTCATTTTCACCTGTTTCATCCCGAACATCTCAAGCAGGGACTTTCCACCGCAATGGTCGCAAAAATCATTTTTGCGAAAACGCCGAGTCCAAACGCATATGTCGACATCTCCGGATTCATCGACAAGAAAATCGAGGCGATCCTCTGTTATCACAGCCAGCTCGAACTAATGCGGATGGAAGGGGCCGAACGGCTGAAGGTGCTCGGGAAATCAAGCCCGATTTTCGACAACCCGCTTGATGAAGTTATCCCCGCTTCTATTCGTGCCGTCGCCGAACAGGAAGGGGAAAAAGGAAACGTGCCGCTCGCAGAGGCTTTTCACGTGCGCGGGCTCGGCATCCTCGAAAACATAAAGGACCTCGTCGGAGGTCTATCGGTTTAA
- the thrC gene encoding threonine synthase, which produces MKKRANRPAEKFSLKCPACSAQYSPGTFTCDRCHAPTVVSINLERLPAPQFLQPELPAPFSQSLWKYFELLPLNDPQWIVSQGEGLTPLINSSRLAKTIGIRILLLKNETVNPTGSFKDRQITLSVSKMHEAGARTVAVVSSGNVAASAASYSAIAGIRCFVFAPSNAPDEKLVQARMYGAVFHKVNTLSSSRIFKLVLKCSERKGWRLLSTTGLYNPYQVEGAKTIAYELVEQAELPDWIIAPVGGGGLLGALWRGFSELKELGLCRRVPRLVGVQSSACTPLVNALSRNLSPAETIASPVEVKPTIAGAIADDVLFDAYTAIPAVRLSGGIALSVTDEQMLQAEKLLAQEAGVFAEPASAATVAALKQLRDSGTVDQADSVCCIVTGSGFKDMASAKKMVSAPPVIEAAEDAFLELE; this is translated from the coding sequence ATGAAAAAACGCGCTAATCGTCCTGCAGAAAAATTTTCGCTCAAGTGCCCGGCGTGTTCCGCTCAGTATTCTCCTGGCACATTTACGTGCGACCGCTGTCATGCTCCCACGGTCGTCTCGATCAATCTCGAGCGTCTGCCGGCGCCACAATTCTTGCAGCCCGAATTGCCGGCCCCGTTTTCTCAGTCTCTCTGGAAATATTTCGAGCTGCTTCCGCTCAACGACCCTCAATGGATCGTCTCTCAGGGAGAGGGGCTGACCCCTTTGATTAATTCTTCAAGGCTGGCCAAAACGATTGGAATCCGCATATTGCTGCTGAAAAACGAGACCGTTAATCCGACCGGTTCATTCAAGGATCGACAGATTACCCTCAGCGTCTCTAAGATGCATGAGGCAGGCGCCCGCACCGTTGCTGTCGTCTCTTCCGGAAATGTGGCGGCCTCAGCCGCTTCATATTCCGCGATCGCGGGGATCCGGTGCTTCGTGTTCGCACCCTCGAATGCGCCCGATGAAAAACTCGTGCAGGCCCGCATGTACGGCGCTGTCTTCCATAAGGTGAATACGCTTTCCTCAAGCCGTATTTTTAAGCTGGTGCTGAAATGTTCAGAGAGAAAGGGTTGGCGCCTGCTGTCCACCACCGGCCTCTATAACCCGTATCAGGTGGAGGGCGCCAAAACCATAGCGTATGAATTGGTCGAGCAAGCGGAATTGCCCGACTGGATCATCGCGCCGGTTGGAGGAGGCGGTCTGCTGGGCGCCCTGTGGCGCGGATTTTCCGAATTAAAGGAACTCGGGCTGTGCCGGCGCGTCCCACGCCTCGTGGGGGTCCAATCCTCAGCCTGTACCCCTCTGGTCAATGCCTTGAGCCGAAACCTTTCTCCGGCCGAAACCATCGCATCTCCCGTCGAAGTGAAACCCACCATCGCGGGCGCAATCGCCGATGACGTCCTGTTCGACGCGTATACCGCCATTCCCGCAGTCAGACTCTCAGGCGGGATCGCCCTTTCGGTCACCGACGAACAAATGCTGCAGGCCGAAAAGCTGCTTGCTCAAGAGGCCGGCGTCTTTGCCGAACCTGCAAGTGCGGCCACTGTGGCCGCATTGAAGCAGTTAAGGGATTCCGGCACAGTTGATCAAGCCGACTCCGTTTGCTGTATCGTTACCGGCTCCGGTTTCAAGGATATGGCTTCAGCCAAAAAAATGGTGAGCGCTCCGCCGGTAATCGAGGCGGCAGAAGACGCGTTTCTGGAATTGGAATAG
- a CDS encoding iron-containing alcohol dehydrogenase, with protein sequence MKTHPELHFGSHLLESLDYEPRHTVVATMELPWQLASPRLPASPDHVVFVERMEREYLDRVESSLPSFSCIVGIGGGSCMDFAKYLSWKRSSKLILIPSIVSVDACVTHLVAVREGRRVRNVGNAHAAAILIDFTLISAAPKRLNRAGSADILSVHTASFDWKIGYERDAELYSPSLARRGTEIIAKLESSAGDICEVNKTGIRKLVELFEEENDLCLELGNFRPEEGSEHFFAYAAEHVTGKHFVHGELVSLGMILMARLQNNKADWLKGLVDRLGVLYRPSDIGLEARELPEILAALPAYCRDEGLPRTIITEREFSPAIIDSLISDL encoded by the coding sequence ATGAAAACGCATCCTGAATTGCATTTCGGAAGCCACCTTCTGGAATCGCTCGATTACGAGCCCCGCCACACAGTGGTCGCTACCATGGAGCTGCCGTGGCAATTGGCTTCCCCGCGACTGCCTGCCTCTCCGGACCATGTCGTTTTCGTGGAAAGAATGGAACGCGAATACCTCGACCGCGTCGAATCGAGCTTGCCTTCTTTTTCCTGCATCGTCGGGATCGGCGGGGGTTCGTGCATGGACTTCGCCAAATATCTGTCCTGGAAGCGTTCCTCCAAGCTCATTCTCATTCCCTCGATTGTTTCAGTCGACGCCTGCGTCACCCACCTGGTGGCCGTGCGTGAGGGAAGAAGGGTTCGCAACGTCGGCAACGCGCACGCCGCCGCAATCCTCATCGATTTCACCTTGATCTCCGCCGCGCCCAAACGCCTCAATCGCGCCGGATCAGCCGATATCCTCTCCGTCCATACCGCCTCATTTGACTGGAAAATCGGATATGAACGGGACGCAGAATTATATTCCCCTTCGCTTGCGCGTCGCGGTACGGAGATCATCGCGAAACTCGAATCAAGCGCGGGCGATATTTGCGAGGTGAACAAGACCGGCATCCGAAAACTGGTCGAGCTTTTCGAAGAAGAAAACGACCTGTGCCTCGAGCTCGGAAATTTTCGGCCGGAAGAGGGATCGGAACATTTCTTCGCGTACGCCGCCGAACATGTGACCGGAAAGCATTTTGTTCACGGCGAGCTTGTCTCCCTTGGTATGATCCTCATGGCAAGGCTCCAGAACAACAAAGCCGACTGGCTCAAGGGACTCGTTGACCGGCTCGGCGTGCTCTATCGACCGTCTGACATCGGGCTCGAAGCGCGGGAGCTTCCAGAAATACTCGCCGCACTCCCGGCGTATTGCCGCGACGAAGGCCTCCCGCGAACCATTATCACCGAGCGGGAATTCTCGCCCGCGATCATCGACAGCCTTATTTCCGATCTATGA
- a CDS encoding cupin domain-containing protein → MGSGSAKRKPSENLPHPRQNSSQGGYSFIRRGSGLIQDFMNGNLRTETLTHGTNAKEIKATVITAEPGASSDHTEIYLGEKWFYVLKGQLEMLVNDALYLLREGDSIYLEPAAVHTWRNATKDKMKALVFSSPCSLKADAESD, encoded by the coding sequence ATGGGTTCAGGGTCCGCAAAAAGGAAGCCGTCGGAAAATCTGCCGCACCCGCGGCAGAATTCGTCACAGGGCGGGTACTCCTTCATTCGAAGGGGGAGCGGCCTGATTCAAGACTTCATGAATGGCAATCTCAGGACCGAGACGCTGACGCACGGAACGAATGCCAAGGAGATAAAGGCGACAGTCATCACTGCCGAGCCCGGCGCCAGTTCCGACCACACCGAAATCTATCTCGGAGAAAAATGGTTTTATGTCCTGAAGGGACAACTGGAGATGCTGGTCAACGACGCCCTCTACCTCTTGCGTGAGGGCGACAGCATCTATCTCGAGCCGGCGGCGGTGCATACCTGGCGCAACGCCACCAAGGATAAGATGAAGGCTCTCGTTTTCTCGTCTCCCTGCTCGTTGAAAGCCGACGCCGAATCGGACTAA
- a CDS encoding sigma-54-dependent Fis family transcriptional regulator — MPHEPVKLIVVDDEDAFRAGLCERLERKGCETFGATSGDEALAIASQQLLDVALVDVRMPGMDGIELLSKLRELHPYIEVIILTGVATVATAIEAMKLGAYDYLSKPCNFEELRVLIGKAYEKKRLRTRNLLLERELKRLSCTGEFIGTGPKAMEIREFISRAARADCPVLLEGESGVGKELIAREIYRQSARASGSFVVLDCGSFPETLLANELFGHERGAFTTAIDSRQGLLEMANGGILLIDEIGEMTPANQVALLRVVETNKFRRLGSPKEMQVDVRILASTNRNLREEICRGRFRQDLFYRLDVLHLIVPPLRERKEDIPLLVDYFLACMNSAKGTEKTVTPHQKELLKNHPWPGNVRELANLIERNFFLAPGDQLEPAGFLENSHAAASANDVPSAENLKLADIERDHIIRMLSLKKGNKKETAKSLGISRARLYSLLKRYEILSSPPET; from the coding sequence ATGCCTCATGAACCGGTTAAACTGATAGTCGTCGATGATGAAGATGCCTTTCGCGCCGGCCTCTGCGAACGGCTTGAGCGAAAAGGATGCGAGACCTTCGGGGCGACATCAGGGGACGAAGCCCTTGCAATCGCTTCACAACAACTGCTCGACGTTGCCCTCGTCGACGTCAGGATGCCCGGAATGGACGGAATCGAGTTGCTTTCCAAACTGAGAGAGCTCCACCCATATATTGAGGTCATCATTCTGACCGGGGTCGCCACGGTTGCAACTGCCATCGAGGCAATGAAATTGGGAGCTTATGACTATCTGAGCAAACCCTGTAACTTCGAAGAGCTGAGAGTGCTCATTGGAAAAGCATACGAGAAGAAACGCCTCCGTACCCGTAATCTGCTGCTGGAAAGGGAACTCAAGCGGCTCTCCTGTACCGGCGAATTCATCGGCACCGGCCCGAAAGCGATGGAAATCCGGGAGTTTATTTCCCGCGCAGCGCGTGCAGATTGCCCCGTTCTCCTCGAAGGCGAAAGCGGCGTCGGCAAAGAATTGATCGCCCGCGAAATCTACAGGCAAAGCGCGCGGGCTTCCGGATCTTTTGTCGTTCTCGATTGCGGCTCTTTCCCGGAGACTCTCCTTGCAAACGAGCTCTTCGGCCACGAGCGCGGCGCCTTCACCACCGCCATCGACAGCCGACAGGGTTTGCTCGAAATGGCCAACGGCGGGATTCTTTTAATCGACGAAATCGGCGAGATGACTCCGGCAAATCAGGTCGCACTCCTGCGCGTGGTCGAAACCAATAAATTCCGACGCCTCGGAAGCCCCAAGGAGATGCAGGTGGATGTCCGCATCTTGGCTTCAACCAATAGAAATCTGCGAGAAGAAATATGCCGCGGCAGGTTTCGACAGGATCTTTTCTATCGGCTCGACGTCCTTCATCTCATCGTGCCTCCACTGAGAGAAAGAAAAGAAGACATCCCGCTTCTCGTCGACTATTTTCTTGCCTGCATGAACTCTGCAAAAGGCACCGAAAAAACCGTCACGCCTCACCAAAAAGAACTTCTCAAAAATCATCCTTGGCCGGGAAATGTCCGCGAACTGGCAAATCTGATAGAAAGAAATTTCTTCCTCGCACCTGGCGACCAACTTGAACCAGCCGGCTTCCTCGAGAACTCTCATGCCGCCGCCTCGGCAAATGATGTACCTTCGGCCGAAAACCTGAAACTCGCCGACATCGAGCGCGATCACATTATTCGAATGCTCTCGTTAAAGAAGGGAAATAAGAAAGAAACCGCCAAATCTCTAGGCATAAGCCGTGCGCGACTGTACAGTTTGTTAAAAAGATACGAAATATTATCTTCTCCTCCTGAAACATGA
- a CDS encoding PAS domain S-box protein, giving the protein MTWQYTPYTIPLLLAGGFSGLLAVYIFRTRRTREATTISLLMLAVGIWSFSYGIQLANATAGGQLFWNKVQYLGIVPASFLWLVFALQYSGRNKWLTRQIFSAILLIPLTTIILVWTNEFHHLFWRTFTLMDMGSFLVKSSERGFWVWIHIAYSYLMIFIGSLLIFERFIASRTYLYRRQAAALLFFVLAPWAGNILFLLGITPFPHLNITPFIFTITSPVLAWGLFHFRLGDLAPVVHATVIESINDGVIVLDDLGRIIEINPAAKTFLGLAPSDGIGIQLKDAFPDFAEKLKLSNSTFALEQEVPLDADTRKGTYDIRISPLIDPAGRLVSRVIVMRDISARKLAEAELQLHRNKLEEKVKTRTAELSDTNARLLNEIAQRERVEKALRESEKKYKTIVESSNDIIMLTAPDGNILYLSPSCRNILGYEPEELTGSQPWIVHPDDLASARQQFNQALLGQSGSNFQYRIQTKTGETRWVSHSWIPITEEAGLQMIVSTVRDINEQKIVEQALRQSEERYRMLVDNSLSSIFVNQDGVLKFINKKFIETSGYSEDELLDSSFERLIYPEDRELVDRIVTRRLSGEDAAAHYEFRAVTKSGDIVWLESFGTKIDYQGRPALLVHLNDVTDRKNAEEALKESEQKYRTLIEEAKDIIYTIDLKTNTISSANSFSEEILGFQRAGVIGQNYLTMIHPDDCERLAKALFDRVRGYREPNFPFRMRKADGSFLDVEQNGAVISDDDGNPVAYLGVARDVTDRKQMEQELRRSEERYRQILNSSHDIIVVMDDQEKLLFANAAYFSYTGLPDKPMEHLDLLSLVHPHDVENVKNWFEKVISGESIRGTQYRIIDGGGAIRWVESNADSIHWPGVAKAVVNVARDITDRKAAEQALRESEERYRMLVDNSLTGVFVLQDERFQFVNERLSLMSGFSRAEILEMPFAELVHPEDRKAVLEIVRDRISGISPQGQSQFRCVIKNGEIMWVETYGTRIHYNGKPALLVNLLDVTERKKMENALRESEQKFRSLVEITSDWVWETDVNGVFSYSSPKVKDLLGYEPHEVIGRPTFDFIVPEEVDENWQFLRQRAIRRESFAGIEQTNRHKDGKLVVLESSGVPFFDSNGRILGYRGIDRDVTDRKRADEALRISEERYRSIFEETPDIFYILDLKTWMITDANKYALQLLGYGPEAIGKTNVLSIIHPDDYLKAATWITGMMSSNGKMPDLPLRILTSTGELRHIEQRGVILNENGMPKYLLGLAHDVSERKLQEEMIHKRNEKLAALYEVAKAANASPDLNIMFKLVVDVALQITRSEAACIYKYDDERQTLVYLSQKGFPAQFIEGTNHLKIGEGLHGHVALSRTPLIVHNLPIHSLPQNRPHISQIGFDSALIVPLLARDKLWGTFTVVRKPGNPYDSEDLDLMMAIANQLVVAMENKNLYSQVLEREAHLQSILQTSLDGIAVTSEDQKVAYRNYALSSMFGYDESDDLSDTDTISFFAAESHPTLHWLREKLKRGETVDRTIEFKGKRKDGTLFDAEMRLGCFFEKGKRFDVGVIRDATERKKMEFQLLQSGKLAAIGELAAGVAHEINNPISAIDVQTGLMRDILADEAERLNDRFVTQFENYLDIIEGQVRRCHLVTDNLLSFSRFPATTNELFDINHLLKETIDFVVHLSDKRPKIELCLDGRLPLFQGDPNRLEQVFVNLWNNAVRAIDCNGSITVSTGLDEAGRIRIEFKDSGVGIAPEIRDRIFDPFFTTRPEGEGTGLGLPISHYIIREMKGSIDFQSSSGNGTTFTITFDRTKPDWEGKSSYAS; this is encoded by the coding sequence ATGACGTGGCAATATACTCCTTACACGATCCCGCTGCTCCTTGCGGGCGGCTTCTCCGGCCTGCTGGCTGTTTACATTTTCAGAACCAGGCGGACGAGGGAGGCGACAACAATCTCTCTCCTGATGCTGGCAGTCGGCATCTGGTCGTTCTCGTACGGCATCCAACTGGCAAATGCCACCGCGGGCGGACAGCTTTTCTGGAATAAGGTGCAGTATCTGGGAATCGTGCCTGCCTCATTCCTGTGGCTGGTCTTTGCGCTGCAGTATTCAGGGCGGAACAAATGGCTGACAAGGCAAATCTTTTCTGCCATCCTCCTGATCCCTCTGACGACGATTATCCTTGTATGGACGAATGAGTTCCATCATCTTTTCTGGCGAACCTTTACGCTGATGGATATGGGCTCCTTCCTTGTGAAATCTTCCGAGCGCGGGTTCTGGGTCTGGATTCACATCGCCTATTCCTACCTCATGATCTTTATCGGATCGCTCCTCATCTTTGAACGGTTCATTGCTTCGAGGACCTATCTCTACCGCAGACAGGCAGCCGCACTTCTTTTCTTCGTCCTGGCTCCCTGGGCCGGGAATATCCTGTTCCTTCTGGGTATAACACCTTTCCCACACCTGAACATTACTCCCTTCATTTTCACCATCACCAGTCCGGTCCTTGCCTGGGGACTGTTTCATTTTCGCCTCGGCGACCTCGCACCGGTAGTTCATGCAACTGTCATAGAAAGCATCAATGACGGCGTCATCGTTCTGGATGATCTCGGCCGCATCATCGAAATAAACCCGGCCGCCAAAACTTTTCTCGGGCTCGCGCCGTCAGATGGAATCGGAATCCAGCTCAAAGACGCCTTTCCGGATTTCGCGGAAAAGCTCAAGTTGAGCAATTCCACCTTTGCGCTCGAACAAGAGGTTCCACTTGACGCGGATACCAGAAAGGGAACATATGATATTCGCATCTCCCCCCTGATCGACCCGGCCGGACGCCTGGTGAGCCGGGTCATCGTCATGCGCGATATCAGCGCGCGCAAGCTCGCGGAAGCGGAACTCCAACTTCACAGGAACAAGCTCGAGGAGAAAGTGAAGACGCGGACGGCTGAATTGTCCGATACAAATGCGCGCCTGCTGAACGAGATTGCCCAGCGCGAGCGTGTCGAGAAGGCTCTGCGCGAAAGCGAAAAGAAATACAAGACCATCGTGGAAAGCAGTAACGATATCATCATGCTTACCGCTCCCGACGGTAACATTCTTTATCTGAGCCCTTCCTGCAGAAACATCCTCGGATACGAACCGGAGGAACTGACCGGCTCTCAACCCTGGATCGTTCATCCTGATGACCTGGCTAGCGCCAGGCAACAGTTCAATCAAGCGCTGCTCGGGCAATCCGGTTCCAATTTCCAGTATCGGATTCAAACCAAGACTGGAGAGACCAGATGGGTTTCACACTCATGGATTCCGATTACCGAGGAAGCCGGCCTCCAGATGATAGTGAGTACCGTTCGGGACATAAATGAACAAAAAATTGTCGAACAAGCGCTCCGGCAGTCGGAGGAGCGATATCGAATGCTCGTCGATAATTCATTATCAAGCATTTTCGTCAATCAGGACGGCGTCCTGAAATTCATCAATAAGAAATTCATCGAGACGTCCGGATATTCCGAGGACGAACTCCTTGATTCGTCATTCGAACGGCTTATTTATCCCGAAGATCGCGAACTGGTCGATCGGATCGTGACGCGTAGATTGTCCGGTGAAGATGCCGCCGCGCACTATGAATTCCGGGCGGTCACCAAGAGCGGGGATATCGTCTGGCTTGAATCTTTCGGAACGAAAATCGACTATCAGGGCCGACCGGCTCTCCTGGTCCATCTGAACGATGTTACCGACAGGAAAAACGCCGAAGAGGCCCTCAAAGAGTCAGAGCAAAAATATCGGACACTCATAGAAGAAGCAAAAGATATCATTTATACCATTGACCTGAAAACAAATACCATCTCGAGCGCAAACAGCTTCTCCGAGGAAATCCTCGGTTTTCAGCGCGCCGGCGTCATCGGCCAAAATTACCTCACGATGATCCATCCCGATGACTGCGAGAGATTGGCAAAAGCCCTCTTCGACAGAGTCAGAGGGTACCGGGAGCCTAATTTCCCGTTCCGCATGCGCAAGGCCGACGGCAGCTTCCTCGATGTCGAACAGAACGGCGCGGTCATTTCTGACGACGACGGTAACCCGGTTGCGTATCTGGGTGTCGCTCGCGACGTTACCGACCGCAAACAAATGGAACAGGAATTGCGCCGCTCGGAAGAACGATACCGCCAGATTCTCAATTCATCACATGATATCATCGTCGTAATGGACGACCAGGAAAAACTCCTGTTTGCCAATGCCGCTTACTTCTCCTACACTGGTCTGCCTGACAAGCCGATGGAACATCTCGATCTCCTCTCCCTCGTTCATCCCCATGACGTCGAGAACGTAAAAAACTGGTTTGAGAAAGTCATTTCAGGCGAATCGATCCGAGGAACGCAATACCGCATCATCGATGGGGGCGGCGCCATAAGATGGGTCGAGAGCAACGCCGACTCGATCCATTGGCCAGGCGTCGCAAAGGCCGTCGTCAATGTTGCGCGCGATATCACCGATCGAAAGGCCGCCGAACAGGCCCTGCGTGAATCCGAAGAACGATACCGGATGCTGGTTGATAATTCGCTGACCGGTGTTTTTGTGCTCCAGGACGAGAGATTCCAGTTCGTGAATGAGCGGCTCTCCCTCATGTCGGGCTTTTCTCGTGCCGAAATCTTGGAAATGCCGTTTGCAGAATTGGTTCACCCGGAAGACCGCAAAGCTGTCCTGGAAATCGTGCGCGACCGCATATCCGGCATTTCCCCGCAGGGACAATCCCAATTCAGGTGCGTTATCAAGAACGGCGAAATTATGTGGGTCGAAACATATGGAACAAGAATCCATTACAATGGAAAACCCGCCTTGCTGGTTAATCTGCTTGATGTGACTGAACGCAAGAAGATGGAAAACGCCCTGAGGGAAAGCGAGCAGAAGTTCCGCTCTCTGGTCGAGATTACCAGCGATTGGGTTTGGGAGACCGATGTCAATGGAGTCTTCAGCTACTCCAGTCCAAAAGTGAAAGACCTTCTTGGATACGAACCTCACGAGGTAATCGGCCGTCCAACATTTGATTTTATCGTGCCGGAGGAAGTCGATGAGAACTGGCAATTCCTGCGCCAAAGAGCTATACGAAGGGAATCTTTTGCCGGAATTGAACAAACCAACAGACACAAGGACGGAAAACTTGTGGTCCTGGAATCCAGCGGAGTTCCTTTTTTCGATTCCAACGGACGAATCCTCGGATACCGGGGAATCGACCGCGATGTCACCGATCGCAAACGTGCCGATGAAGCGCTGCGGATTTCGGAAGAACGTTACCGCAGCATCTTCGAGGAGACCCCCGATATCTTCTACATCCTCGACCTCAAAACCTGGATGATTACCGATGCCAATAAGTACGCTCTCCAATTGCTTGGCTATGGCCCCGAGGCGATCGGGAAAACCAATGTGCTCAGTATCATTCATCCCGACGATTATTTGAAGGCAGCCACATGGATAACCGGCATGATGTCTTCCAATGGGAAAATGCCGGACCTCCCCCTTCGCATCCTGACGTCCACCGGCGAGCTCCGACATATCGAACAGAGAGGTGTTATCTTAAACGAGAACGGAATGCCCAAGTATCTTCTCGGCCTCGCGCACGACGTAAGCGAGCGTAAGCTGCAAGAGGAAATGATTCACAAGAGAAATGAAAAACTGGCGGCTTTGTATGAAGTCGCCAAGGCGGCAAATGCGAGCCCCGATCTGAACATCATGTTTAAACTGGTTGTCGACGTCGCTCTTCAAATAACCCGCTCGGAGGCGGCCTGTATCTACAAATACGATGACGAGCGCCAGACCCTCGTTTACCTGTCGCAAAAAGGTTTCCCCGCTCAGTTCATCGAGGGAACCAATCACCTCAAAATTGGCGAAGGGCTGCACGGACATGTCGCGCTCTCGCGAACTCCGCTCATCGTGCATAACTTGCCGATCCACTCTCTGCCGCAAAACCGGCCCCACATCAGCCAGATCGGCTTCGACAGCGCGTTGATCGTTCCGCTCCTCGCGCGAGATAAACTGTGGGGAACCTTCACCGTCGTCAGAAAACCGGGGAATCCGTACGACTCGGAAGACCTCGACCTGATGATGGCCATTGCGAACCAGCTTGTCGTCGCCATGGAAAACAAGAACCTCTATTCCCAGGTTCTCGAGCGAGAGGCCCACCTGCAGTCGATCCTGCAGACTTCGCTCGACGGAATCGCCGTCACTTCCGAAGATCAGAAGGTCGCCTATCGCAATTACGCGCTGTCGTCCATGTTCGGCTACGATGAATCTGATGACCTGAGCGATACCGACACCATCTCCTTCTTTGCCGCTGAAAGTCATCCCACCCTGCATTGGCTGCGCGAAAAGCTGAAACGAGGAGAGACCGTTGATCGCACGATCGAATTCAAGGGAAAACGCAAGGATGGGACTCTTTTCGATGCGGAAATGCGCCTCGGATGTTTCTTCGAGAAAGGAAAACGATTCGACGTGGGCGTGATTCGCGATGCAACTGAAAGAAAAAAAATGGAATTCCAGCTTCTGCAGTCCGGCAAACTGGCGGCCATCGGGGAGCTGGCTGCCGGCGTTGCTCACGAAATCAACAATCCCATTTCCGCAATCGATGTTCAAACCGGCCTCATGCGGGACATCCTTGCGGATGAAGCCGAAAGGCTCAATGATCGCTTTGTGACTCAATTCGAAAACTATCTGGATATTATCGAGGGGCAGGTCCGCAGGTGCCATCTGGTGACCGATAACCTGCTTTCATTCAGCAGATTTCCGGCCACTACAAACGAACTGTTCGATATCAACCACCTCTTGAAAGAGACGATTGATTTTGTCGTTCATCTGTCCGATAAACGACCCAAAATCGAGCTCTGTCTTGACGGTCGTCTCCCCCTTTTCCAAGGAGACCCAAATCGCCTCGAACAGGTGTTCGTGAACCTGTGGAACAATGCCGTCAGGGCGATAGACTGCAATGGGTCAATCACCGTATCAACCGGACTGGACGAAGCCGGACGCATCCGCATCGAGTTCAAAGACTCCGGCGTCGGCATCGCGCCGGAAATTCGTGATAGGATTTTCGATCCGTTCTTTACCACCCGGCCCGAAGGCGAAGGCACGGGACTCGGGCTGCCAATCAGTCATTATATTATCCGAGAGATGAAGGGAAGCATTGATTTCCAAAGCTCCTCCGGCAACGGAACCACCTTCACTATCACTTTTGACAGGACAAAACCGGATTGGGAAGGGAAATCTTCGTATGCCTCATGA